Sequence from the Tripterygium wilfordii isolate XIE 37 chromosome 10, ASM1340144v1, whole genome shotgun sequence genome:
TAATCGGTTAATATTTTAAACACGTTCTTTCGGAGAGTTCTAAATATTAGGAGGTTTAACAGTATGTTTTGGCACAATATGGGGAACAAATGTGAGAATTTCAAGGTATTGTGAAGCAACTTGAAAATCTACACCGGATGACCGAACTAGATTACCTTTTTTTGAGTTATGACATCTGATACTGAACAATATTTCAGGGAACATATACAACTGTAATCCTCTCCTCCAATGtactttttctgttttttttttaatgttaaaaaagcACATGATAAACATGAGAAAGCAAGAAACCGAGTTTAATGTCATGTTACAATGTGGGCATTTAAAACACTTTGAGCAACTATATTGTTGTCTCTTTTAATAGGGCATGAGAATAAAATGCCTCCAATGATGATAATTTGTTGTCCTAATTTTGTTGTGAACAACATGTGAAATGGAACATGGACGGCTTCTCTAACAAATGGACTCACTTGTACCACACTCACAATTATATTAAAAATCAATATATTGTTGGGTTCATAAAACCgatcaagataaaaatatatatttttttccaaattttacaaaaatatttCGAACCCTAAAGTAAATCCTAAAAATTAGAACCTCATTTTAGAATCTCATGagagaattcctcatatatatatatattaacatggGAACCTTTGTGTGCATAGGAACCAGTAGAGGGTAACTGGTGGTTGCAGTGTGGAAACGCTATGGTAGGCAAGAAGGTGGACAACACACCACAACTGAAATGGGTAGTGGTCGTTCTCCTAGACAAGGTTTGGGCAACGTCGCTTACTTCAAACATGTTCAGTATCTTGATCAAGAGCAGAAACTCAAGGATGTTAGGAGTTTGCACACTGCAATTACTAAACCCACCTGCTATGATCTTCAAATTCACTATGGTGGCGAAATGAAGACGCACTTTTATTATGGGGGTCATGGAAGAAATCCTGATTGCCCATGATATAATAATTACATAACTTTTCCAAGATTCTGTAACTACTTGTTTTGCTGTAAATTGTTGGCTCACTTCATCCTCTCCACTAAGCAAATGTCCAGCTTGATAGAATAATAATTATAGTATTCTACTAATGATGTGGAAAATGACTTTAAGGATCGAAATTGTGTACCGTTATTTGTCATATTGTTTGACGAAGAAAATGTTGCAGTAATAATCTAATGCGGGGAGATCAATAAAGAAAGAACATTAACAATCAATCCAACGTTTGATGAAATAGTAACAATAGAATCCAccagaaaattgagagaaaactctctagggttttgatatatttgataGAATGAAACGATAATGACCATTAGGGTCGGATACAACTCTAATATGATGAAAACACAGAaatgtaaaattataaaaataccactaaaaatagaaaacaatggCTTTCTAGATTTCTTCGAAGTAGAACTTGAGAGGGCACCAAGACCACCAGTGGCGGACCGACGTGGTAGGCACTGGGGGCATGTGCCCCAGTGAAAAAGCAAAATTTAATACTAATTAtgctataattaattatatgtcaaataaaatttaggcccccaatcaaaaaaattgatgcccCCAATCCATTAATTTTTACTAAATCCACTAACTAGTTTAGACCCAACCCAATCTCATAAATTATAGAAATTGTTTCATGTGACGCTACACATTCAACAAAAAAAGCTCAAGCACATGACCTTTTGAGATACTTGcgatcatttgattttgttttcaatttgtaaCTAATGTTGACTATGTTAGGGATTACATATGAATTATCATTGGCTTTGCAAATAAAAGATGGAGACATGTTACAATGTATCTTCTTATTGCATTGAATTATTGTTGATGTGCTTTTGTATTTACAATCAATAATCGTAAATCGATTACatataaaacccaaaaaaaaaaatccgtgGGGCAGCACCCCCGCAATATTTTTGTGCCCCCACTGACTCAAATTCCTGGGTCCGCCACTGAGAACCACTGAAATAATTTTCCATACTTTTGATGAATGAATTGGAGAAACAAGTTGTGGACGTTCCCAAGCCAAAGTTCCTGAAAGCATGTATGCAACTCTTCCTTTGTTTTGGTTGCAGGTTGTGTTTTGAGTTCTTCTACGACTTCCAATCTGGTTTGAGCCCTTGGTTATATGGGCCTTGGTTTTGAAGGTTCTTTTGTCTATTGGGCTCGTAACCAATTAGTTTAGTCGTAAGTAGAGTTTACTATACATTAGGCCTACATCTTATTACTTTACATTGTTTTAATATTGCTAGTCTGTCAAATCACAAACTTATTTATACAGGCTCCAAGAGCCGTTGTACATTCAAGTTTTGAAATGCTAATGAGAACTTCTTCTTCTCACTTTTCTCTCTGCTGTTCTTCTTCTCTATCTtgatctccttcttcttcatacAAAATTTGTTCAGGATACTTTGCATACACAAAGTATAACAGTTCCATCGCATCTTCACCATCGCACCTCTCCACCTGCTGCTCAGTCAGACACCTGAAAGTAGCAATTTGAGGCTCAATTGAATTCAACTTATGGAAAGAAGAGCCTGAATGCCTTAAATGGCTTGACACCAAGGAACCCGACTCATTTATCTATGTGAATTTTGGCAGCATCACAGTTGTAAGACCACAGCGCAATTCCTTGAGTTTGCCTGGGGACTTGCTAACTGAGTTGGGTTCAAGAGTTCACAACAGATCGCAGGTTGGTGTCCACAAGAGAAAGTCCTTAAAACACCCTTCAGTAGGAGGGTTTTTGACACATAGTGGCTGGAACTCAATGCTTGAACGCATAAGCAGTGGTGTGTGTGCCAATGCTTTGCTGGCCATTCTTTTCAGATCAACCAGCAAACAGCTAGCATGTGTGCTTTGCTCTGACTGGGGGTATTGCAATGGAAATAAATAATGATGTGAAGAGAGATGAAGTGGAGAAGCTTGCGAGGGAACTAAACGAGGGAGAAATTGAAGGGAAAAGATGAGGAAAATATTATTCCATATAAGATGTTaatgataataattaattaattatccacATGTATATACTTAGACTAAAGAACCTAGCATTCAAAAGAATGTCAAAAAAATCATCTGATCCTTGTAGAAGACAATGCACATTTTGCAAAATACACCAGGGTACTTGTTAAGGGAAAGACGGAGTATTTTGGCACAGTATCTTGTAAAATGGATTGGGGTAGGTTGCTATTGAAAAAAATAGCAATTCTTTGCTTATTTTTTgatatcaatattttttaaaaaaattacaaaaatgataaatgataaatattaatgattttaaatctaatgttatattttttgttgaataaaaaaattaaattaattaaagaaaataagtgAGAAGGTTCTATACTGTTGGATGCAGAGTATGTacgtaacatatatatatatagagagcttctcaggtgagggatcccgcactttatttaaagtgcgggatccatctaacaccattcactcGCGGGTCCCACGCGGGTCCCATCACATGTGGGGgtcacacttacacataatgaatggtgttagatggatccctcattttaaataaagtgagggatccctcatttgagaattttcatatatatatatatatatattttattttttttttaagatccAACATTAGGTAGGTAGCCTCATCTATCATCATAACCAGTTGGATCAGAGCACATCTAACTTATTGGAGAGAGCTAGCTCCCGAGCTAGCAGAATCGGACCAAGAATGTCGAATTTAGAGTCCACGAGCTAGCACCTGTAGACACATATGTTGGGACGACGATCGTCACGGagcgccaccaccaccacattcTCGAGTGAGGTGTTTGACAATGAGGTCGTCCCTTCGTCTCTCAGTTCCATTGCTCCCATTCTCTGCATTGCCAAGGAAATCGAACACGGTCAAAATCTTACGTACTTTGAAGGAGTTGGAAGGTTTGTGCAATCCAATCATTTCAAAGATGTATCAAGGTGGTGCCAGGGATGTACCAATGGGGGCGGCGGCGTCGCGGAGATTCCGAGTGGTGGGTTTGGCAATGCTGGGTCTGCTGGTTCTGGGGCTGGCCCTAATATTGAGGAGGTTGATTGATGGGTTGCATATGAATCATGATTTTCTGTTTCTGCTATGCTAATActactatatatgtatatatttcctTCCGTTCCAATATAATAGATGTATGGTTTTGGCAGAGGCTTGTAAAGCCTCATATTAAGAAAAGTTTGGCACTGTAAATTGTTCTGATTATAGAAATATAATAGAATGGAAGCTTTAGAGTCGTTTGCATTTCTGCTCGGACAATTGATAAGACCACATTATGAATATTGTTAATCGGTTTTAGTTTCTTGATCTCAGATTAATACAGGTTCTTTTGAGAGTTCTAAATATTACCAGGTTTAACTGTATGTTTTTGGCACAATATGTGGAACAAATGTGAGAATTTTCAACGCATTGTAAAGCCACCTGAAAATCTACAGATGACCGAACTAAATTACCTTTTCTGAGTTGTGACATTTGACTCTCAACAATATTTCAGAGAATATTTTGAGAAACAAATTTAGCTACTGTAAATCCTCTCCTCCAATCtacttttctgtttgttttttttttaaaaaaaattgtggatAATTTTAATTTCCCATAAAAAAACACGACAAAAGATGAGAAAACAAGAAACTGAGTTTATTATTGTGTTATAATGTGGGCGTTTAAAACACTTAGGAATTGCGAATACGAATGGTAGATTCTAAGAAATTACGGAGCTCCTAAATCCTTCCTAAATAGCTTACTTGTCAACCAATCAAAAATGAGTAAACGCAAAAGCAGCATCGGATATTAGAAGAATTATtgcaagagaaaataaaatttcttattaaGAGAAATATTTTGATGAACAAATGCCTCTATCCAACTAAATTTACATGTGaatagaaataataataataataataatagtcaTAAACCAATAAAAATTAGCCAgctttcttctccttcaaaaTTTCAGAGAAAGAAAAGTAATGTAAACGACAAGAAAAAGAATTTCAAATGTCtcttttcatcatattctctatGCATCAAGTTCAAAGCGAAAAATGGGCGAAGAAAACGAATTCATTAAATCACCCAGAAAAATGTCGTCACCACCGTCGGTGTAGTTGCCGGAATCGTGACAATCAAAGTAGGTCTGAATGTCCTCAGGGAAGCAACGGCGTGGCTGGCCGGAATCCTGGGGTGTTGATGGGGAGTCAGGCGCCGATGTCTTCTCAAGCATTTCCTTGTATTTCGACGACTGCAATAGAAGGCCTAGCGCCGACGAGGCGGAGCCACCGCCGGTAGGTCTTGATGGAAGCTGTAGGGTTGTTTTGGGAGAATTCGGGTTTTGATGGAGGGGCAAGAGGTTAAAACCGATCCCATCGTCTTGAGGTTTTGAGGCCGGATTAACGTCTCCGTTAGTGGACTCTTGGTGGCCGTCGGTGTTAGGTTTAGTGGGGCGTAACCATTTAATGTAACGGCTCAGGTCAAAGTTTGTGACGGCGTTAGGTCCCCGGTACTCGATCGCTGCCATGTCATATGCCGTGGCCGCTTCTTCTTGGGTGGCTGTTACAAATGAAAACGATTAGGGGTAGTTTCGGAAACGAAAATGGAGGTGACAATAGTTTAATAATTTATTCTAGATTTGCTCCATTTTGGAAAACTATTTCTGTACATTCTACTTTAGTAACCAAGaaactatttttttaatgagaAATTCATCCAAGACCCGGTTATATTCGACCTGTCTTATATGAGAAATCTTGGACATGTGAGTCCTTTTGTTCCACACATCAAGTAATTACAGGGTCTTTAGGATTCGGTCCATGGAGTGACTCTTAAAAAATTTACTGGACGTGAAAGTTAAACTTAACACCTCTTGTTTTTTTTGCAAGAATTAAGTTTGTCAACCAGTCAACTATCTTGGAGTTACCAAGCAACCATTTGAAATAGCATTTGAAGAACCATAAATGTAACATTTCAATAGTAAATATGCAAACATTTTAAACTAAAAATGTATGTTAAATCTCAAATTATTTATCAAACGGAGCCGTATTCAATAATCTTAGGTCCTATTCGAACCTAAGAGTGTAGTTTTGATCCACAGAAAGTGATTGTCCATTTTTCAAAAAGCAAAAGTGTTATTTACTCTCTTATATAATCACTTAGATTATGTAATCTATTGAAAGGCTTTCGACCCTACCCTCTCCCATGTCATGAATGCCGACATGTATGGTTTTTAAGTTATATTTGGGTGTAGGGTACGTGTGGAGTTCATATTTCACTATTCCCCACCTATTTATAAAAGGTTATAATCCTCAACAAGATATTATTGGTGTATTAAATGTAATAATTTTGATGAGTTTGAAATATTATAAATAGCTTGACTAGGCAGTTGAGGGTTGGTGATCAATATCCCAACTAACAAAGAAATGACCTCACATAATTttgcaaatattatattatctttatcttttttttttatttggtacaTCAGATACACACTCATATAATTTAACACAAATACTACTCACAGAGTTTGAACCCTACCCACCAAATAAAGATACAGGAATGATAACCAACTAAGTTAGCACCAACGTGTAAAAATCTTGGATTCCACTTGATTATACTTTTGACGTCCAAATATGAGATCAACTAAAACTTTTTTAGTTAGAATTCATTACAATTCTCCTCAAAAATCTTATTAAATCATGGTTTAAAATGTTACTGAATATTTTGGGTGTTTATAATTTTAGAATATACtcttagattttaaaaaaataaaaataaatttgaaccctaaatcataaatcctaatatgtcattttctaaaaaaatcatGGTAACATGATTTTTGGGGATTCTAGTCAATTCTAACTAAAAGAATTGtgaacaaaaatatatacacAATTTGGTGCAAAATTTAAGGATTGACACGTGGCTCAAATGGAGTTTAATTTCTTCATGTTCCAATAAAGTGCCATTTGTCATTTAAGGTTTACTATATGTTTGTGTGACTCACATGAGGAGAGACAGCAAATCAATCTAAACAAATGTTACGTGACGTGACCAAGTTCATTTTCTTCCTAGAACAAAAACATTCTTACACAAGAGATAGAGACATTGAGTTCTAAGgtttatgtttatttatttatttatttatttattatgatGTTGTTTATTATCTTAAGAGTTAGAAGACTAGCTAGTATATACAtataacatacatacataccatATGTTCCAAGGTAGAGATACTTGTTCCCAAAAACTCTCCCAATGCGAGCTTCCCATCTCCCATTATGGTGATGCCTACACACATATTCACAATTTTTACACAAcaattaatctttttttttgtttaattagcaacaaaaaaaatataattattaatgcATCTtcaatcatgtatataaccaaaATGAGATACATGGTTTTccatattttaacaaaaaaaaactattttaggTGATTCTTATTCTAACATCATTCCAATCACGTATTCATTTCAATATCACATCaatatttgaatattttacGAGAGAATCGAGAGGATAGAAGTTGGACGAGAGGATAAAATAGGTTTTCTCACATTTTGTAGTATTCATTGGAAAAACTCTTACCTTGCTACGCCTCTATATTTTGAAACCCCTCGAGAAAATCCGCTGCTCTTTCTGCAAATTTTGTGCATAAACATAATTAATCATCACAATATttgttatttcaaaaaaataaaataaaatcataacaTTTGTGTAATTTGTATTAATTTCACTATAAAATTTGATTAGTACCTCCTCAAAGATCCAATGTATTCTTCCTTGGACTGACCTTCCATCTCTTTGAGCTCGTCTTCATAGTTTGATGACTAGAATCACCAGGAAAAGAGAAGTCAAAAAGATTATTCTCCTAATATTCAGCTAAATAAACGGCTCAATCAATGCAAAATTAAgggcaaaaagaaaatttacagGAAAATTGAGGATAGTGTCCTGTCCCCAGTACTTCAATGCTGCCAAGTCATAAGAACGGGCAGCTGCTTCTTCATCATTATAGGCACCTAACGAAGAAGAACACCATGTAAGACCGTGTTTGGTTTGTACTGGTTTCCGTACTAAATCCTTTGAATATTTTGTCCCCAAGCAGAATAGAAAACATGATTGTTGAATACCGAGTTCAAAAATCGTATCTTGGTTATTTGTAATTGGATTGAATTATGCTGTTACCAAACATGGtcttatttttttggaaaaaatggaAGGATAGAGATTGTGTAACTTACCAAGATATACTGCATTACAGTCGGATTCCGCAATCAACATCGTTGGCAGAACAAAATCccagaaagaaaattttaaaaagattaATCAAAATACTCTTTGATCTCAAACAAATATACCAGCAAGAGTAAGAAAAACAGAGCCCATTTGATAAAAATGGATCAAGATTAAACCTTGTCTTCCTTTCTTGCTCTGTGATTCATTCCAGCAATTCTTATCCCATAAATGAGCTTCATAACGACCGGTCCATCGATGCCTGAATCAAAATCAACTAGTTAAAGAAGAAACCCAGTTATGGTGAATTAATCATGACTCTGATTTTCCAAGTTCCAACCTTGTGACTCCTCTGTAAATGGAGCTGCGACGGGGAGGAGAGTCTCTGGGCACACTTTTCCGAGTCCTCTTCAcctttgttgttgttgggtttGTTGTGTTTTTCTGCGTGATCTTCCCCATTAATAGATTGAAgtgagaaaagagagagaatgaatgaATTCAGTCCAATGAAGGGTGGTtttaaaagaagagaagaagaagaagaagaacagagTGAGAGCCGGCCAGGGAGAGATTATGAGGATGGCTTCTAGTGGCGGCcgtctttctcttctctcttgtcCTCACTTGTGTTCTTTCTTTCTGTTATGTGTATGTATAGGCATACATATTGTGAACAAGTAAA
This genomic interval carries:
- the LOC120006878 gene encoding AP2-like ethylene-responsive transcription factor At1g16060, whose protein sequence is MGKITQKNTTNPTTTKVKRTRKSVPRDSPPRRSSIYRGVTRHRWTGRYEAHLWDKNCWNESQSKKGRQVYLGAYNDEEAAARSYDLAALKYWGQDTILNFPSSNYEDELKEMEGQSKEEYIGSLRRKSSGFSRGVSKYRGVARHHHNGRWEARIGRVFGNKYLYLGTYATQEEAATAYDMAAIEYRGPNAVTNFDLSRYIKWLRPTKPNTDGHQESTNGDVNPASKPQDDGIGFNLLPLHQNPNSPKTTLQLPSRPTGGGSASSALGLLLQSSKYKEMLEKTSAPDSPSTPQDSGQPRRCFPEDIQTYFDCHDSGNYTDGGDDIFLGDLMNSFSSPIFRFELDA